A region from the Acyrthosiphon pisum isolate AL4f chromosome A1, pea_aphid_22Mar2018_4r6ur, whole genome shotgun sequence genome encodes:
- the LOC100161547 gene encoding WD repeat and FYVE domain-containing protein 3 isoform X2 — MNIMRKLRGSNTTPSTTGENSRLFEEDSSQHTALGLMHLKKLFTDYIHTSHLLTDKERSTKLYTMIPLFCKVFGRSSCAEIIEKFCDINSWCSEMSALMVAEIRQRASNQSTETASRAIASFLEIENCEESSNGWMLLSTLNLLAATNQPSLIKIMVSASLPSTLVKCLYLFFDLPPLENEDKKTDQSDFTPKERRILLQKIFVQILVRLCSNHLPAEELVTKDDLSLLFSAITSSCPSYNAVWRKSSAEVLITISQHGITPKVIQYIHGKNCIELCVENMRQCADLSPLEVVDMFVTVSYFLKDSSEISQVLLDDFNTAQGYTFLSDFLVSLENDESSEALEAMRNLVLIIASLSMSGYIELKPNQEQPDSLLQLLGFTLPQPTGRGQSVRNICAFNVLQTTFIRSDSSALCCTILDAISNVYHSDNANYFILEPQNTLPEFTEHIHLKNQQIQDKFFKLLEFIVFQLNFVPIKELVSMAQFLKTCSSTECTRVCLQTLLNILKHNNTFKDVFRDVGILEGLSNNLRNYTQDYLSDCESKDEKHDGDLKRVINLTAECLVNLMISSPKNCKVFKECGGAQVLYIILEYPSTRQYATAILREMILSTGGEEEMSTLLGTLHTADNSCLPLKSSILKLFLSCMKESHRTRTMFRKVDGFVYVISALVSMEGWFSDEKRVDQEALKFAYIIFNTITIAMRFEPANAKYFHQEICLTSLCDTLRLLGCFSNEIQLDDYIDLITTSLEENVFHNIFTSNTINPVITDNVPKFLSYACIIMRMLYDVALDLYDKQSNTTVVSFKSPAHRRYSEVATKPLDCQNNNRRAIQLNLTPPAPDPIIVHAGVVIAMLQLLPSIYNPTAPKLSLTLQVYIGEVIRSLVRGERNQQLLCDSGFPTTVLKVGRIALLEETHPLHTVFQYMLERLAIQLLEPKDLREFLRLGEPLCCVPLDLLDCWISHSSKKPGGTVPLSRVKTLVSMTTPRDPCMLALPPFFEMDLSSEGFGCLFLPSIAPQSPISGPSVVNVATLTTPDMNVIGGIGTGDRMFPPQSGLSYSTWLCVEKFSEPRSDPHPVRLLTLIRNVQNTRDHLVCLAVVLSARDRALTISTQETPISMTNADWEPEVIGDSCVRIWYPDFVQEGQWHHIVLVLNRAVLKNSSFSLYMDGQHVHTQKLHYISQNPGGGAANLTIASSVYGYIGTPPIWRKYSKLTWKQGPCCLLEEVLNPHAIKILYQLGPHYFGSLQAPDIKDLEHIGPLVSEEKVIFGLNARAVSQLTLAKIRKIYSRVDSKSIAKQLGMSTHENATPIRIMHNTAGHLAGSARSLGGVILGYLGVRTFYPRPVLKLIDNIGGCSVLLGLIAMARDMESLYAAVKALSGVLHLNMTAKREMERRRGYQLLALCLRRHKHMLNAHILHIILDLVITTRSVEAPTIPDAVAFNDLICELNLWQEVPAGLLRSLIEQLYELVSDSNEKRNNLIILRNMEMVRKMVNFLPIVFNTSTSSTTEVLFSLLGALLAKHPLTEDLLCLGQYIVFTLNTGLSTETSLRVEEFETRTKTMENNAELTNEEKTICLILLRNRYLQLVHSLLFTNKNLVCTGFCDDLVRVLGFDWVLLFMQSNIHSSSIIWTYKILTTLCSVPSLMVKFREASSNGGWLLNTELLQNNRANLMLNYQLSPSLQKNNKDILNKMEALNIPGFQHLSWFLSYHTELPELYYFLMALMLGQPAKTIPNEKKLNLDGIWIFMFGVPISQSLSAVSDRIVLCPEAVTALLSTVRLILNQDNREIKYEEWLEDHPVTIIQFLFYLYHNLPDWMPAFMTSEILHSLSATLFPFTNLNLSEPSTPIDDCFIKTPDGTPPSIVQKEQSLTVHPSRKFVIDFLRVIVVDSLLLPINSKSLPPLDLVLDASPEGATSSQVSKYQTELLSTLMDHLLAADIMIGEQAAVSTVPGGSAQNIPQNVCYLTCRVVDKLWQGVLIKDPHEVFDFIMKLIVQAKRRPCSVPMEGFYHCLNRTTLYLLSRNTDSIASQMPVLEALHKLTTNRTLVFGSGNHELDFIGCLIYCLLQLTSDMKIILDTNAKTTWHINPNQTAEVEEQTAKQGHNLMAVAAKRVWEELYISKKPAIEEVFKIPLPMSPNNKAPDLHSVRELIYEIAQKHWLIYIDMEKKSLYKMPWELQTQIQSKIQKVTGGLTRLASRGKVLRRDESRWQSGSLSSISLPLSRITKSEWSTWANHGLNAVCELVSMQMARQAQHQSFTVRYVLDQWYLIEQELTRERGLWGPFTSCKLDKWILDMTEGPCRMRKKMVKNHQFYSHYPYRPELESGDNKGLKYRVATSYDSKEFCQKYKLPTLIDMENLAPQSNENNKFITQIVGQDTFDFDKNLDDNELPFKGLKRVVRRSTSEPDDGMDDNDTESGIEDQAPPDDNHTIIRLLEPNEKISHMFRCARIQGLDTYEGLLLFGKVHVYIVDGFTLLKTREIRDIDTLLPNSYEPLLPSPGNGSPNRVRIKKQSSKFSYDDIREVHKRRYLLQPIAVELFSADGRNHLLALPKKLRNKVFNRFMAYSTSIADNAQQSVAGQKRTANVEQSTSLLSNLMGETTVTQRWVKGEISNFQYLMHLNTLAGRSYNDLMQYPVFPWILNDYESDVLDFSNSAIFRDFSKPMGAQCPQRLEQFLKRYREWDDPHGETPPYHFGTHYSSAMIVCSYLVRMEPFTQHFLRLQGGHFDLADRMFNSIREAWLSASKTNMADVKELVPEFFYLPEFLVNSNNFDLGCKQNGVQLNDVVLPPWAKDDPHEFIRVHRAALESEYVSQHLHEWIDLIFGYKQLGQPAVQACNLFHHLFYEGNVDIYSIDDPLKKNATIGFINNFGQIPKQLFKKPHPNKKQPTNKASMLDAANPILSSSTNLNLSDKLFFYHLDNLKPSLQPIKELKGPVGQILQVEKNVLAVEQNKALMPPSFNKTITWGFADHSLRLAQYETDKPIVICESSSQSPGEIVTCVCPTSKTVITAGTSTVLTVWELDLNNKSLKIVDNLYGHTEAVTCLAASDTYNIVVSGSRDCTAIVWDLCTKAFVRQLKKHNAPVAALAINNSTGQIASCAGTMLHVYTINGEELANVDTSVGRADRMQQILCVAFSQAIDWDPQNVIITGSSDGVVRMWSMEYVQVPKVPLNTSSMESSILKDCSDEKNKDVGEHCCISKTRTIAVQRLVKQLSISSETINEQGSVMKSGSESSLSEQEPKTPIKKIARSDKIVFADENDSTPPVPILRKKRAMKPNPLLRKSECSTSSSTDEPNIQQESLTVSDSVLRLSKSETNLIESFVVVDQDDLSLKTKPVSPLHRLRDGFQWQRQLVFRSKLTMHTAYDRKDNTEPASITCISISKDHRTVYIGDARGRVFTWNVAEHPGKGVADHWLKDEGAEQCNLCDVRFSLYERRHHCRNCGQLFCSKCSKYESEISRLRILKPVRVCKPCHTSLQPAKHT, encoded by the exons ATGAATATCATGCGAAAACTGCGTGGTAGTAATACTACCCCATCTACAACTGGTGAAAATTCTCGTCTGTTTGAAGAAGATTCTAGTCAACATACTGCTCTTGGTTTAATGCATCTAAAGAAACTTTTTACTGATTACATTCATACATCACACCTGCTAACTGACAAAGAACGTAGTACAAAACTGTATACTATGATTCCTTTATTTTGCAAA gttttcGGCAGAAGTTCATGTGcagaaattattgaaaaattttgtGACATTAATAGCTGGTGCTCAGAAATGTCAGCTCTTATGGTTGCAGAAATCCGACAACGTGCGTCTAATCAATCAACAGAAACCGCTAGTAGAGCTATTGCTAGCTTTTTAGAAATAGAGAACTGTGAAGAATCTAGTAATGGATGGATGCTTTTATCTACATTAAACTTATTAGCAGCAACTAACCAACCATCTCTTATAAAA ataatggTATCTGCATCTCTTCCTTCAACAttagtaaaatgtttgtatcTTTTTTTCGACTTGCCTCCTTTGGAGAATGAAGATAAAAAAACTGATCAAAGTGATTTTACTCCAAAAGAACGTCGTATTTTGCTGCAAAAAATTTTTGTGCAAATATTAGTAAGACTGTGCAGTAATCATTTACCAGCTGAAGAATTAGTCACTAAAGAtgatttatctttattattctCTGCTATTACAAGTTCTTGTCCGTCTTATAATGCTGTATGGAGGAAATCTTCTGCTGAAGTTTTAATAACAATCTCTCAACATGGAATTACACCAAAAGTTATACAGTATATTCATG GAAAGAACTGTATTGAATTGTGTGTTGAAAATATGCGACAATGTGCAGATTTAAGTCCATTAGAAGTAGTTGATATGTTTGTTACtgtatcttattttttaaaagattcaTCTGAGATATCACAAGTATTACTTGATGACTTTAATACAGCACaaggttatacatttttatcagacTTCCTTGtcag TTTGGAAAATGATGAATCTAGTGAAGCCCTCGAAGcgatgaggaatcttgtattgatAATTGCATCTCTTTCTATGAGTGGTTACATTGAACTGAAACCAAATCAAGAACAACCTGACTCATTGTTACAACTTTTAGGATTTACTTTACCTCAACCTACCGGGCGtg gTCAAAGTGTACGGAACATATGTGCGTTCAATGTTCTCCAAACTACATTTATTCGATCTGATTCTAGTGCATTATGCTGTACAATTCTTGATGCAATATCAAATGTTTATCATTCTGataatgcaaattattttatactggaACCACAAAATACATTGCCAGAATTTACTgaacatatacatttaaaaaatcaacagATACAAGATAAATTTTTCAAGCTCTTAGAGTTCATTGTTTTTCAACTTAATTTTGTTCCAATTAAAGAATTAGTTTCAATGGctcagtttttaaaaacatgtagCTCTACGGAATGTACTAGAGTCTGTTTACAGACtctattaaatatacttaagcacaataatacatttaaagatGTATTTAGAGATGTTGGAATACTTGAGGGATTATCGaacaatttaagaaattacACTCAAGACTATCTCTCTGATTGTGAATcaaaag acGAGAAACATGACGGTGATCTAAAACGGGTGATCAACTTAACTGCAGAATGTTTAGTTAATCTTATGATATCTTCGCCAAAAAATTGTAAAGTTTTCAAAGAATGTGGCGGTGCTCaagtactatacattatacttgAATATCCATCAACTCGTCAATATGCTACAg ctATATTACGAGAGATGATATTAAGCACTGGCGGTGAAGAAGAAATGTCTACACTTTTGGGCACCCTCCATACAGCTGATAATAGTTGTTTACCATTAAAatctagtattttaaaattatttttgagttgtATGAAAGAAAGTCACCGTACAAGAACCATGTTTCGTAAAGTAGATGGATTTGTTTATGTAATAAGTGCATTGGTGTCAATGGAAGGCTGGTTTTCAGATGAAAAACGTGTTGATCAAGAAGCTTTAAAATTtgcttacataatttttaatacaattaccaTAGCTATGCGCTTTGAACCAgcaaatgcaaaatattttcaccAAGAA ATTTGTTTAACAAGTTTATGTGACACATTAAGATTATTAggttgtttttcaaatgaaattcAACTAGATGactatattgatttaataactaCATCATTAgaagaaaatgtttttcataacATATTCACAAGCAACACAATCAACCCTGT aaTTACTGACAATGTTCCAAAGTTTCTTTCTTATGCCTGTATAATAATGAGAATGCTATATGATGTTGCTCTTGATTTATATGATAAACAGAGTAATACCACTGTTGTTTCATTTAAGTCACCTGCTCATAGACGATACAGCgaa gTGGCTACAAAACCTTTAgattgtcaaaataataatcgtcGTGCAATACAACTCAACTTAACTCCTCCTGCACCAGATCCTATTATTGTTCATGCTGGCGTTGTTATTGCTATGTTACAACTACTACCATCAATTTATAATCCAACGGCTCCTAag CTATCACTTACATTGCAAGTTTATATAGGTGAAGTAATCAGATCTTTAGTTCGTGGTGAAAGAAATCAACAGCTTCTATGTGATTCTGGATTTCCAACTACTGTTTTAAAAGTAGGACGAATAGCATTATTGGAAGAAACTCATCCACTTCATACAGTGTTTCAGTATATGTTAGAGCGTTTAGCTATTCAGCTATTAGAACCAAAGGATTTGCGAGAATTTTTGAGACTTGGAGAACCCCTTTGTTGTGTCCCATTAGATTTACTAGACTGTTGGATAAGTCACAGTAGTAAAAAACCAGGTGGAACAGTACCACTAAGCCGCGTTAAAACTCTTGTATCTATGACCACCCCTAGAGATCCTTGTATGCTTGCACTACCGCCATTTTTTGAAATGGATTTGTCTTCTGAGGGTTTTGGATGCTTATTTTTACCCAGTATTGCTCCACAGTCTCCAATTAGTGGACCCTCAGTTGTTAATGTCGCTACATTAACTACTCCTGATATGAATGTAATTGGTGGAATAGGAACTG GTGACCGAATGTTTCCGCCTCAGAGTGGTCTTAGCTATTCAACATGGTTGTGCGTTGAAAAATTTTCAGAACCAAGAAGTGACCCTCACCCTGTTCGACTTCTGACTTTAATAAGAAATGTGCAAAATACTAGAGACCATTTAGTTTGCTTGGCAGTAGTGTTGTCTGCTCGAGATCGAGCACTTACCATATCCACTCAAGAGACTCCAATATCAATGA cAAATGCTGATTGGGAGCCAGAGGTCATTGGTGATTCATGTGTAAGAATTTGGTATCCAGATTTTGTACAAGAAGGACAGTGGCAtcatattgtattagttttaaatagagccgtattaaaaaattcatcattttctttatatatggATGGTCAACATGTCCATActcaaaaa ctACATTATATATCTCAAAATCCAGGTGGTGGTGCAGCTAACTTAACAATTGCATCTTCTGTTTACGGATACATAGGAACTCCTCCAATTTggagaaaatattcaaaattgacATGGAAACAAGGTCCATGTTGTTTATTAGAAGAGGTATTAAATCCTCACGCCATAAAAATTTTGTATCAGCTTGGTcctcattattttggaagtctACAAGCACCTGATATTAAAG atTTAGAACATATTGGACCTTTGGTATCTGAAGAGAAAGTAATTTTTGGATTGAATGCGAGAGCAGTTTCTCAGTTAACTTTGgcaaaaatacgaaaaatatatagtagAGTGGATAGCAAATCAATTGCTAAACAG cttGGGATGTCCACTCACGAAAATGCTACTCCTATTCGTATAATGCACAACACAGCTGGACATTTAGCTGGTTCAGCCAGAAGCTTAGGTGGTGTTATATTGGGGTATTTAGGAGTACGCACATTTTATCCCCGTCCAGTTTTAAAGTTGATTGATAACATTGGAGGCTGTTCTGTATTATTGG GATTAATTGCAATGGCAAGAGATATGGAAAGCTTATATGCTGCTGTTAAAGCTTTAAGTGGAGTACTACATTTAAATATGACAGCAAAACGAGAAATGGAACGTAGGCGTGGATATCAACTCTTAGCATTATGTCTACGTAGGCATAAACACATGTTAAATGCCCATATTCTACACATCATACTCGATTTAGTTATAACAACTAGAAGTGTTGAAGCCCCTACTATACCAGATGCTGTTGCATTTAATGATTTGATTTGCGagttaaat ctTTGGCAAGAAGTTCCAGCTGGTCTTTTACGATCACTTATTGAACAGTTATATGAATTGGTGTCCGACTCAaatgaaaaaagaaacaatttaattatattaagaaatatgGAAATGGTTCGTAAAATGGTGAACTTTTTAccaattgtttttaatacttcTACGTCATCGACTACAGAAGTATTGTTTTCATTACTTGGAGCACTTTTAGCAAAACACCCATTAACTGAAGATTTATTAtg tctTGGTCAGTACATTGTGTTTACATTGAACACTGGCCTCAGTACAGAAACAAGTCTTAGAGTTGAAGAGTTTGAAACAAGAACAAAGACTATGGAAAATAATGCTGAATTGACTAATGAAGAAAAAACCATTTGTCTAATTTTATTACGTAATCGTTATCTTCAACTTGTACACTCCCTTTTGTTCActaataaaaacttagtttGTACtgg ATTTTGTGATGATCTTGTTCGGGTCTTAGGATTTGACTGGGTACTGTTATTTATGCAATCAAATATACATAGTTCTTCAATAATTTGGACTTATAAAATCCTTACTACATTGTGTTCTGTACCTTCATTAATGGTAAAATTTAGAGAAGCATCCAGTAATGGTGGCTGGCTGTTAAATACTGAACTTTTGCAAAATAATAGAGCAAATTTAATGCTAA ATTACCAACTTTCTCCAAGCTTACAAAAGAACAATAAAGACATACTTAACAAAATGGAAGCATTAAACATACCAGGTTTTCAACACCTATCTTGGTTTTTATCTTATCATACTGAACTTCCCgaactgtattattttttaatggctTTAATGTTGGGACAACCAGCTAAGACAATtcctaatgaaaaaaaa ttgAATCTTGATGGCATTTGGATTTTTATGTTTGGTGTTCCAATTAGTCAGTCACTTTCAGCTGTTAGTGATCGTATTGTACTGTGTCCAGAAGCTGTCACTGCTCTTTTGTCAACTGTGAGATTAATCTTGAACCAAGATAACAGAga AATTAAATATGAAGAATGGTTAGAAGATCATCCAGTTACTATAATTCAGTTTCTTTTTTACCTGTACCATAACTTACCAGATTGGATGCCAGCATTTATGACATCTGAAATTTTACATTCCTTAAGTGCAACACTTTTTCCATTTACAAACTTGAACTTAAGTGAACCATCAACACCAATTGATGACTGTTTTATAAAAACACCAGATGGAACTCCTCCTTCAATTGTTCAGAAAGAACAATCATTAACAGTGCATCCTTCTAGAAAGTTTGTTATTGATTTCTTAAGAGTAATTGTTGTTGATTCTCTTCTATTACCAATAAATAGCAAATCATTACCGCCCCTAGATTTAGTTCTTGAT GCTTCACCAGAAGGCGCAACTTCATCTCAAGTATCAAAGTACCAAACTGAACTGCTATCAACATTAATGGATCACTTATTAGCTGCTGATATTATGATTGGAGAACAAGCTGCTGTGTCTACTGTTCCTGGTGGTAGCGCTCAAAACATTCCTCagaatgtttgttatttaacaTGCCGTGTCGTTGACAAACTATGGCAGGGTGTTTTAATAAAAGACCCACACGAAGTATTTGATttcattatgaaattaattgttCAAGCAAAACGAAGACCATGTTCTGTACCCATGGAAGGATTTTACCATTGTCTCAATAGAACTACTTTGTATTTGCTTTCAAGAAATACGGATTCTATAGCCTCACAAATGCCAGTTTTGGAAGCATTACACAAACTTACCactaatag aacatTAGTATTTGGATCTGGCAATCACGAACTGGATTTTATTGGGTgtcttatttattgtttattgcagTTGACTTCtgatatgaaaataat ACTAGATACAAATGCAAAAACTACATGGCATATAAATCCAAATCAAACTGCAGAGGTTGAAGAACAAACAGCGAAACAAGGACATAATTTGATGGCAGTTGCTGCAAAACGCGTTTGGGAAGAATTGTATATATCAAAAAAGCCAGCTATTGAAgag gttttcAAAATTCCATTACCAATGTCACCAAATAACAAAGCTCCAGATCTACATTCTGTTCGTGAACTTATTTATGAGATTGCTCAAAAACATTGgttaatttatattgacatggagaaaaaatcattgtataaaatgCCTTGGGAACTTCAAACACAAATTCAATCA aaaatacagAAAGTTACTGGTGGTTTAACTAGACTTGCATCCCGTGGCAAAGTACTTAGACGTGATGAAAGCCGTTGGCAAAGTGGAAGTCTTTCAAGTATTTCACTACCATTATCAAGAATTACTAAAAGTGAATGGTCTACATGGGCGAACCATGGTTTAAATGCAGTATGCGAATTAGTTTCTATGCAAATGGCACGGCAAGCTCAACATCAATCATTTACTGTGCGTTATGTTCTGGATCAATGGTATTTAATAGAACAAGAATTAACTAGGGAAAGAGGACTTTGGGGTCCTTTTACTTCCTGCAA ATTAGACAAGTGGATATTAGATATGACAGAAGGTCCGTGTAGAATGcgtaaaaaaatggtaaaaaaccATCAGTTCTATAGTCATTACCCATATCGACCAGAGCTTGAGTCTGGAgacaat aaaggATTAAAGTATCGTGTGGCTACAAGTTATGACAGCAAAgagttttgtcaaaaatataaattaccgaCATTAATAGATATGGAAAATTTAGCTCCACAAtctaacgaaaataataaatttataacacaaaTTGTTGGTCAAGATACCTTTGACTTTGACAAAAATCTAGATGATAATG AATTACCATTCAAAGGATTAAAAAGAGTTGTTAGAAGATCAACATCTGAACCAGATGATGGAATGGATGATAATGACACAGAAAGTGGAATTGAAGATCAAGCACCGCCAGATGacaatcatacaattattagacTTTTGGAACCAAACGAAAAA ATTAGTCATATGTTTCGGTGTGCAAGAATTCAAGGTCTAGATACATATGAGGGTTTACTTTTGTTTGGTAAAGTCCATGTCTATATTGTTGATGGTTTTACTTTACTTAAAACTAGAGAAATTAGAGATATTGACACGTTATTACCTAATTCGTATGAGCCATTATTACCTAGTCCTGGAAATGGAAGTCCAAATCGTGTGCGCATTAAAAAACAAAGTTCTAAGTTTTCATATGATGATATAAG GGAAGTGCATAAAAGACGTTACCTATTACAACCAATTGCTGTAGAATTGTTTTCTGCTGATGGACGTAACCATTTACTGGCACtaccaaaaaaactaagaaaCAAAGTTTTTAATAG attcatGGCATATTCAACATCAATTGCAGACAATGCTCAACAATCAGTTGCTGGGCAAAAAAGAACAGCAAATGTTGAACAAAGCACAAGCCTTCTTTCAAACCTTATGGGAGAAACAACAGTTACCCAAAGATGGGTG aaaggtgaaatatctaattttcaatacttaatgcatttaaatacaTTGGCCGGACGAAGTTACAATGACCTTATGCAGTATCCAGTATTTCCTTGGATACTAAATGATTATGAATCTGATGTACTCGACTTTTCAAATTCTGCTATTTTTAGAGACTTTTCTAAACCAATGGGTGCTCAATGCCCTCAACGCCTTGAGCAGTTTTTAAaaag gtaccgTGAATGGGATGATCCTCATGGTGAGACTCCTCCGTATCATTTTGGTACCCATTATTCATCAGCTATGATAGTATGTTCATATTTAGTTAGAATGGAACCATTTACTCAGCATTTTCTCAGACTACAG GGTGGACATTTTGATTTGGCTGATCGTATGTTTAATAGTATTCGAGAAGCATGGTTATCTGCTTCAAAAACTAATATGGCTGATGTCAAAGAGCTTGTACCAGAATTCTTTTATCTACCAGAGTTCTTGgttaattctaataattttgatttgg GATGTAAGCAAAATGGAGTACAATTGAATGATGTAGTTTTACCTCCATGGGCCAAAGATGATCCACATGAATTTATTCGAGTACATCGAGCAGCGCTTGAATCAGAATATGTATCTCAGCACCTTCATGAATGGATAGATTTAATATTTGGCTACAAACAGTTAGGCCAACCAGCTGTACAAGCTTGTAATCTTTTTcaccatttattttatgaagGAAATGTGGATATATACAG TATTGATGATCCATTAAAGAAAAATGCAACCAttggatttataaataattttggtcAAATTCCAAAGCAGCTTTTTAAGAAACCTCATCCGAATAAAAAACAACCAACTAATAAGGCATCAATGCTTGATGCTGCTAATCCAATTTTAAGTTCCAGTACCAATTTGAATTTAAGcgacaaactttttttttatcatttagatAACTTAAAACCATCATTACAACCAATCAaag AACTAAAAGGTCCTGTTGGTCAAATTCTCCAAGTTGAAAAGAATGTATTAGCAGTTGAACAGAATAAAGCATTAATGCCACCAAGTTTCAATAAGACTATAACTTGGGGTTTTGCTGATCATAGTTTAAGATTAGCACAATATGAAACTGATAAACCAATTGTAATCTGCGAAAGCTCGAGTCAATCACCTGGTGAAATTGTAACTTGTGTGTGCCCTACATCTAAGACTGTTATTACCGCTGGAACTAGCaca gtaTTAACTGTATGGGAATTGGATTTAAACAACAAGTCTTTAAAAATTGTGGATAATCTGTATGGTCATACAGAAGCTGTGACTTGTTTAGCTGCTagtgatacatataatattgttgtttctGGTAGCAGAGATTGTACGGCTATAGTTTGGGATTTATGTACAAAAGCATTTGTGAGGCAATTAAAGAAACATAATGCTCCAGTTGCAGCACTAGCAATTAATAACTCAACA ggCCAAATAGCTTCATGTGCTGGTACTATGTTACatgtttatactataaatgGTGAAGAATTAGCTAATGTAGATACAAGTGTTGGACGAGCTGATAGAATGcaacaaatattatgtgtagCTTTTTCTCAAGCTATCGATTGGGATCCTCAAAATGTAATTATCACTGGGTCATCAGATGGAGTTGTTAGA atgTGGTCTATGGAATATGTGCAAGTTCCTAAAGTTCCATTGAATACCTCGTCAATGGAATCTTCTATATTAAAAGATTGTAGTGATGAAAAGAATAAAGATGTTGGTGAGCATTGTTGTATATCAAAAACACGGACAATTGCTGTTCAGAGACTGGTCAAACAATTAAGTATATCATCAGAAACTATTAATGAACAAGGATCAGTAATGAAAAGTGGGTCTGAGAGTAGTCTATCAGAACAGGAGCCAAAAAcccctataaaaaaaattgctagatcagataaaattgtttttgctgACGAAAACGATTCAACACCCCCAGTTCCCATTCTGAGGAAAAAAAG GGCAATGAAACCTAATCCATTGCTTCGAAAATCTGAGTGTAGCACGTCAAGTTCAACTGATGAGCCAAATATTCAACAAGAATCTTTAACAGTCTCTGATTCAGTATTAAGATTAAGTAAAAGTGAAACTAATCTCATAGAATCATTTGTTGTTGTTGACCAAGATGATTTAAGCTTAAAAACTAAACCTGTCAGTCCTTTACATAGATTGAGAGAtg GGTTTCAGTGGCAACGTCAGTTAGTGTTTCGCAGTAAATTAACTATGCATACAGCTTACGACCGTAAAGACAACACTGAGCCAGCTTCAATAACATGCATATCAATTTCAaa aGATCATCGGACAGTATATATTGGTGATGCCAGAGGACGAGTTTTTACATGGAATGTAGCTGAGCATCCTGGGAAAGGTGTGGCTGATCATTGGTTGAAAGATGAAGGAGCAGAGCAATGTAATTTGTGTGATGTTCGATTTTCATTGTACGAAAGACGACATCATTGTCGTAATTGTGGACAGTTATTTTGctcaaa GTGTAGCAAGTATGAATCTGAAATATCAAGATTACGAATACTGAAACCAGTACGGGTGTgtaaaccttgccacacatcaTTGCAGCCAGCCAAACACACTTAG